In Malus sylvestris chromosome 15, drMalSylv7.2, whole genome shotgun sequence, a single genomic region encodes these proteins:
- the LOC126602454 gene encoding dnaJ homolog subfamily C GRV2-like isoform X1, which translates to MDSSNNSSNSSSRSAPAVVEEPEYLARYLVIKHSWRGRYKRFLCLSNVAITTLDPATLSVTNSYDVATDFDSASPIISRDENSNEFNLSVRTDGRGKFKGIKFSSRYTASILTELHRIRRNRFGAVAEFPVLHLRRRNAEWVPLKLKVTYVGVELIDLKSGDLRWCLDFRDFDSPAIVSLSDAYGKKGGEHGSFVLCPLYGRKSKAFQAASGTTNSVIIASLTKTAKSMVGLSLTVDTSQSLTIPEYIKRRAKEAVGAEETPCGGWSVTRLRSAARGTLNVPGLSLSVGPKGGLGENGDAVSRQLILTKVSLVERRPENYEAVIVRPLSAVYALVRFAEEPQMFAIEFNDGCPIHVYASTSRDSLLAAVRDLLQTEGQCSVTVLPRLTMPGHGIDPPCGRVHLQFGLQRLVADMESASMHLKHLAAAAKDAVSEGGSIPGSRAKLWRRIREFNACIPYSGVPPNIEVPEVTLMALITMLPSTLNLPPESPPLPPPSPKAAATVMGFIACLRRLLASRTAASHVMSFPAAVGRIMGLLRNGSEGVAAEAAGLVAVLIGGGPGDTNILTDSKGEQHATIMHTKSVLFANHGYAIILSNRLKPMSVSPLLSMAIVEVLEAMICEPHGETTQYTVFVELLRQVAGLKRRLFALFGHPAESVRETVAVIMRTIAEEDAIAAESMRDAALHDGALLRHLLHAFFLPPGERREVSRQLVALWADSYQPALDLLSRVLPPGLVAYLHTRSDGTQLEDANQEGSLTSRRQRRLLHLRKGRAGRGPTSQEHSLLNINNSEVGDPMTQTGGGAFKADNNQRSALVSSSGRASTLQSSVAQSQTCENLTAEVFSGVPQKNHSALVASADIQSTSIHEAVEANTSISTDSDSNTTGFQSTGLPAPAQVVVENTPVGSGRLLCNWPEFWRAFSLDHNRADLIWNERTRQELRETLQAEVHKLDVEKERTEDIVPGGAMVETATGQDSVPQISWNYSEFSVRYLSLSKEVCVGQYYLRLLLESGSVGRAQNFPLRDPVAFFRALYHRFLCDADIGLTVDGAVPDEMGASDDWCDMGRLDGFGGGGGYSVRELCARAMAIVYEQHYKTVGPFEGTAHITVLLDRTDDRALRHRLLLLLKALMKVLSNVEVCVLVGGCVLAVDMLTVAHEASERTAIPLQSNLIAATAFMEPLKEWMFIDKEGAQVGPVEKDAIRRFWSKKDINWTTRCWASGMLDWKRLRDIRELRWALAVRVPVLTPTQIGEAALSILHSMVSAHSDLDDAGEIVTPTPRVKWILSSPRCLPHIAQAMLSGEPSIVEGAAALLKAIVTRNPNPMIRLYSTGVFYFALTYPGSNLLSISQLFSLTHVHQAFHGGEDAAVSSSLPLAKRSVLGGLLPASLLYVLERSGPAAFAAAMVSDSDTPEIIWTHKMRAENLIRQVLQHLGDFPQKLSQHCHSLYEYAPMPPVTYPELRDEMWCHRYYLRNLCDEIRFPNWPIVEHVEFLQSLLVMWREELTRRPMDLSEEEACKILEISLEDVSNDDANTRHSFEMGEEMPSITKQIENIDEEKLKRQYRKLAMRYHPDKNPEGRDKFLAVQKAYERLQATMQGLQGPQPWRLLLLLKGQCILYRRYGVILEPFKYAGYPMLLNAVTVDKDDNNFLSSDRSPLLVAASELIWLTCASSSLNGEELVRDGGIQLLANLLSRCMCVVQPSTAASEPSAIIVTNVMRTFCVLSIFESAWAEILEYSGLVDDIVHCTELELVPSAVDAAVQTIAHVSVSTELQDALLKAGVLWYLLPLLLQYDSTAEESDATESHGVGASVQIAKNMHAVRASQALSRLSGLCSDESTTPYNQTAAAALRALLTPKLASMLKDQAPKDLLSKLNNNLESPEIIWNSSTRAELLKFVDQQRASQGPDGSYDMKDSHLFGYKALSKELYVGNVYLRVYNNQPDSEISEPEAFCVALVDFIAYLVHNQCATDSEIKDVPNQNGSSLETPEDSNDTAIGSTDEQNTPAEDSALSNGQVVDKEEFEAAKNLKFALNSLKNLLTSSPNLASIFSTKDKLLPLFGCFSVPVASESNIPQLCLSVLSLLTTYASCLEAMVADGSSLLLLLQMLHSAPTCREGVLHVLYALASTPELAWAAAKHGGVVYILELLLPLQEEISLQQRAAAASLLGKLVGQPMHGPRVVITLARFLPDGLVSVIRDGPGEAVVVALEQTTETPELVWTPAMATSLSAQISTMASDLYREQMKGRVVDWDVPEQASGQQEMRDEPQVGGIYVRLFLKDPKFPLRNPKRFLEGLLDQYLTSIAATHYDTLAVDPELPLLLSAALVSLLRVHPALADHVGYLGYVPKLVAAVAYEGRRETMASEEVNNGNYVDKTDESDDGSTQPTQTAQERVRLSCLRVLHQLAASTTCAEAMAATSVGTPQVVPLLMKAIGWQGGSILALETLKRVVVAGNRARDALVAQGLKVGLVQVLLGLLDWRAGGRNGLCSQMKWNESEASIGRVLAIEVLHAFATEGAHCTKVRELLNSSDVWSAYKDQKHDLFLPSNAQSAAAGIAGLIESSSSRLAYALTAPSPQPAPSRPPASTSSDLNGRQDHLS; encoded by the exons ATGGACAGCTCCAATAACTCCTCCAATTCTTCTTCCCGTTCTGCCCCCGCCGTCGTCGAGGAGCCGGAGTACCTCGCCCGCTACTTGGTCATCAAACACTCGTGGCGTGGCCGCTACAAGCGATTTCTCTGCCTCTCGAACGTCGCCATAACCACCTTGGACCCCGCCACGCTCTCCGTCACCAATTCCTACGACGTCGCCACCGATTTTGACTCCGCCTCGCCGATCATCAGCCGCGACGAGAACTCCAACGAGTTCAATTTGAGTGTTCGGACGGACGGACGGGGGAAATTCAAAGGCATTAAGTTCTCGTCTAGGTACACAGCGAGTATACTGACCGAGTTGCACAGGATTAGGAGGAATCGGTTTGGCGCCGTCGCTGAGTTTCCGGTGCTTCATCTCCGGCGCCGGAATGCCGAGTGGGTCCCACTC aaattaaaaGTTACTTATGTTGGGGTTGAACTTATTGATTTAAAAAGTGGAGACCTCCGTTGGTGCTTGGATTTCAGAGATTTTGATTCACCTGCCATTGTTTCCCTTTCTGATGCTTATGGAAAGAAAGGCGGAGAACATGGAAGTTTCGTTCTTTGTCCTCTATATGGAAGAAAATCTAAAGCTTTTCAAGCTGCTTCTGGAACCACGAATTCAGTTATCATTGCAAGTTTG ACCAAAACAGCAAAATCTATGGTGGGGTTGTCACTAACTGTGGACACTTCTCAGTCTCTCACTATACCAGAGTACATAAAGCGAAGGG CAAAAGAGGCAGTTGGAGCAGAAGAAACTCCGTGTGGAGGTTGGTCTGTGACAAGGTTGCGCTCTGCTGCTCGTGGAACTTTAAATGTTCCAGGGTTGAGTTTGAGTGTTGGCCCAAAAGGTGGACTTGGGGAGAATGGTGATGCTGTATCTCGTCAACTGATTCTTACAAAAGTTTCTCTTGTTGAAAGACGCCCAGAGAACTATGAA GCTGTTATTGTTCGACCTTTATCTGCAGTATACGCACTTGTTCGATTTGCTGAGGAGCCCCAAATGTTTGCAATTGAGTTCAATGATGGGTGTCCCATCCAT GTTTATGCAAGCACGTCTCGTGATAGCCTACTGGCAGCAGTTCGGGATCTATTGCAAACAGAA GGCCAATGTTCTGTGACTGTGTTACCAAGATTGACAATGCCTGGGCATGGCATTGATCCACCTTGCGGGAGAGTCCATTTACAATTTGGACTCCAGCGGCTTGTTGCAGATATGGAGAGTGCATCTATGCATTTGAAACACTTAGCAGCAGCTGCCAAAGATGCAGTTTCTGAAGGTGGTTCTATTCCTGGATCACGAGCTAAGCTATGGCGTAGAATAAGAGAGTTCAATGCATGTATACCATATAGTGGAGTTCCTCCGAACATAGAAGTACCTGAGGTGACTTTGATGGCTTTAATAACTATGCTTCCATCTACGCTAAATCTTCCTCCAGAGTCCCCTCCCTTACCTCCCCCTTCACCTAAAGCGGCTGCGACGGTGATGGGCTTTATTGCATGCTTACGTAGATTACTAGCTTCAAGAACTGCTGCTTCACATGTCATGTCTTTTCCTGCTGCTGTTGGAAGAATAATGGGCTTACTCAGAAATGGTTCAGAGGGTGTAGCTGCTGAAGCAGCAGGCCTTGTCGCAGTACTTATTGGTGGTGGTCCCGGGGATACAAATATACTAACGGATTCTAAAGGAGAGCAGCATGCCACAATTATGCACACAAAGTCAGTGTTGTTTGCCAATCATGGTTATGCTATTATACTCTCCAACAGACTTAAGCCTATGTCTGTATCACCATTATTGTCAATGGCTATTGTTGAGGTTCTTGAGGCTATGATATGTGAACCACATGGTGAGACAACACAATACACAGTGTTTGTTGAACTGTTACGCCAAGTAGCTGGTTTGAAGCGTCGTTTGTTTGCATTGTTTGGACATCCTGCTGAAAGTGTTAGGGAAACAGTGGCTGTGATCATGCGTACAATTGCAGAAGAAGATGCAATTGCAGCAGAGTCAATGCGTGATGCTGCATTGCACGATGGCGCTCTACTGAGGCATTTATTGCATGCGTTCTTCCTTCCTCCTGGTGAGCGACGTGAAGTTAGTCGACAGCTTGTTGCTCTTTGGGCAGATTCTTATCAGCCAGCTCTGGATTTATTGTCTAGAGTTCTGCCTCCTGGGCTTGTTGCTTATTTGCACACACGTTCTGATGGAACTCAATTGGAAGATGCGAATCAAGAAGGATCCTTGACCAGCAGAAGGCAGAGACGCTTACTCCACTTGAGGAAAGGTCGTGCAGGGAGAGGACCAACATCTCAAGAGCATTCCTtacttaatataaacaattctGAAGTTGGTGATCCCATGACACAGACAGGTGGTGGTGCTTTTAAGGCTGATAACAATCAAAGGTCTGCACTGGTTTCGAGTTCTGGACGGGCTTCTACTCTTCAATCTTCTGTTGCTCAAAGTCAAACCTGTGAAAATTTGACGGCTGAAGTCTTTTCAGGTGTTCCACAAAAGAATCATTCAGCACTTGTGGCGTCAGCTGATATTCAGTCAACGAGCATTCATGAGGCAGTGGAAGCAAATACTTCAATCTCAACTGATTCTGATTCCAATACTACTGGTTTCCAGAGCACAGGCCTCCCTGCTCCTGCTCAGGTTGTTGTCGAAAACACTCCGGTGGGATCCGGCAGGCTACTTTGTAATTGGCCTGAATTCTGGCGAGCATTTAGCCTTGATCACAATCGTGCAGATTTGATCTGGAATGAGCGTACCCGGCAAGAGTTGAGGGAGACTTTGCAGGCTGAGGTTCATAAGTTAGATGTTGAGAAGGAGCGTACTGAAGATATTGTTCCGGGAGGTGCTATGGTAGAGACTGCAACTGGTCAAGATAGCGTGCCACAAATATCTTGGAACTACTCTGAGTTCTCTGTTAGATATCTAAGCTTGTCCAAAGAAGTTTGTGTGGGTCAGTATTATCTGCGTTTACTGCTTGAGAGTGGCAGTGTTGGCAGGGCACAAAATTTTCCGTTGCGCGATCCAGTTGCGTTCTTTAGAGCACTCTACCATCGGTTCTTATGTGATGCAGACATAGGACTTACCGTAGATGGTGCTGTTCCAGATGAAATGGGTGCATCTGATGATTGGTGTGACATGGGAAGACTAGATGGTTTTGGAGGTGGAGGAGGATATTCAGTGAGAGAGCTCTGTGCAAGAGCGATGGCAATTGTGTATGAACAGCATTACAAGACAGTAGGTCCCTTTGAGGGCACTGCTCACATCACAGTCCTTTTGGATAGGACAGATGATAGAGCTTTAAGGCACCGCCTTCTATTGCTCTTGAAG GCGTTAATGAAGGTTTTGTCAAATGTGGAGGTGTGTGTTTTGGTGGGAGGATGTGTGTTAGCTGTTGATATGCTAACAGTAGCTCATGAGGCTTCTGAAAGGACAGCTATTCCTTTGCAATCTAATTTGATTGCTGCTACTGCTTTTATGGAACCGCTCAAGGAATGGATGTTTATTGACAAGGAAGGAGCACAGGTTGGACCTGTTGAAAAGGATGCCATTAGGAGATTTTGGTCAAAGAAGGATATTAATTGGACAACGAGATGCTGGGCTTCTGGGATGTTGGACTGGAAGAGATTGCGGGATATCCGTGAACTTCGTTGGGCTTTAGCTGTTCGAGTCCCTGTTCTCACGCCAACTCAG ATTGGTGAGGCAGCATTGTCCATATTACATAGCATGGTATCTGCACATTCAGATTTAGATGATGCTGGAGAGATAGTTACCCCAACTCCTAGAGTAAAATGGATCTTATCAAGTCCACGCTGCCTTCCACATATTGCTCAG GCTATGCTTTCTGGAGAGCCAAGTATTGTAGAGGGTGCTGCTGCTTTACTTAAGGCCATTGTAACTAGAAATCCCAACCCCATGATTCGACTATACAGCACAGGGGTATTTTATTTTGCCCTGACATATCCTGGATCTAATCTCCTTTCAATCTCCCAACTCTTCTCATTGACTCATGTTCATCAAGCATTTCATGGTGGTGAAGATGCTGCagtttcctcttccttgcctcTGGCGAAACGCAGTGTATTGGGTGGGCTTCTTCCTGCATCTTTGTTGTATGTATTGGAACGTAGTGGTCCAGCTGCATTTGCAGCTGCAATGGTATCGGACTCTGATACTCCAGAGATTATATGGACACACAAGATGCGAGCGGAAAATCTGATTCGGCAG GTGTTGCAGCATCTTGGTGACTTTCCTCAGAAATTGTCTCAGCACTGCCATTCTTTATATGAATACGCTCCAATGCCACCAGTGACATACCCAGAGTTAAGAGATGAAATGTGGTGTCACCGTTATTACCTCCGGAACTTGTGTGATGAGATTcgatttccaaattggccaattGTTGAACATGTTGAGTTCCTACAATCATTATTAGTAATGTGGCGTGAGGAGTTGACAAGACGGCCAATGGATCTTTCTGAAGAAGAAGCTTGCAAAATATTAGAGATTTCCTTGGAAGATGTATCAAATGATGATGCCAACACAAGGCATTCTTTTGAGATGGGTGAGGAGATGCCTAGCATAACCAAGCagattgagaacattgatgaagaAAAGCTTAAACGGCAATATAGGAAACTTGCCATGAGATACCATCCAGACAAAAATCCTGAAGGAAGGGATAAGTTTCTTGCTGTACAGAAAGCTTATGAGCGCCTGCAG GCCACTATGCAAGGCTTGCAAGGCCCTCAGCCTTGGCGACTGTTGCTTTTATTGAAAGGACAGTGTATCTTGTACAGACGCTATGGAGTCATTCTGGAGCCATTTAAATATGCTGGTTATCCAATGTTGCTCAATGCAGTTACTGTGGACAAGGATGATAACAATTTTCTTTCCTCAGATAGATCACCTCTCCTGGTTGCGGCATCAGAGCTTATTTGGCTGAC GTGTGCATCTTCTTCATTGAATGGAGAAGAGCTTGTGAGGGATGGTGGCATACAACTTCTTGCAAATCTTCTTTCCCGTTGCATGTGCGTAGTTCAGCCGAGCACTGCTGCAAGTGAACCATCTGCCATAATTGTTACAAATGTGATGCGAACCTTTTGTGTTTTGAGTATATTTGAGAGTGCCTGGGCTGAGATCCTTGAATATTCTGGACTAGTTGATGACATTGTGCATTGCACTGAACTTGAGCTTGTACCTTCAGCTGTCGATGCTGCTGTCCAGACTATTGCACATGTTTCTGTGTCCACTGAATTGCAGGATGCTTTGCTGAAGGCTGGTGTCTTATG GTACCTTTTGCCCTTGCTTCTTCAGTATGACTCCACTGCAGAGGAATCTGATGCAACAGAATCACATGGAGTTGGTGCTAGTGTACAAATTGCCAAAAATATGCATGCTGTACGTGCCTCGCAGGCACTATCAAGGCTTAGTGGCTTGTGTAGTGATGAGAGTACAACACCTTATAATCAGACTGCAGCTGCTGCCCTCAGAGCTTTGTTGACACCTAAGCTTGCCAGTATGTTAAAAGATCAAGCACCGAAAGACCTACTATCTAAACTAAACAATAACTTGGAGTCACCAGAG ATTATCTGGAACTCCTCAACCCGAGCAGAACTACTGAAATTTGTGGATCAGCAACGTGCAAGTCAGGGTCCTGATGGTTCATATGATATGAAAGATTCACATCTGTTTGGGTATAAGGCACTATCAAAAGAACTATATGTTGGCAATGTTTACTTGAGGGTCTATAACAATCAACCAGATTCTGAGATCAGTGAACCAGAGGCTTTCTGTGTTGCATTAGTTGATTTTATAGCATATCTTGTGCACAATCAATGTGCGACTGATTCTGAAATTAAGGATGTACCAAATCAGAATGGCTCATCCCTTGAGACACCTGAGGATTCTAATGATACGGCTATTGGTTCAACTGATGAACAGAATACTCCGGCTGAAGATTCTGCACTATCTAATGGACAAGTAGTAGATAAGGAAGAATTTGAAGCTGCTAAGAACCTTAAATTTGCATTGAATTCACTTAAG AACTTACTGACAAGCAGTCCAAATTTGGCGTCAATTTTTTCTACAAAAGATAAGTTATTGCCTCTTTTCGGATGCTTTTCTGTGCCTGTTGCATCAGAAAGCAACATTCCTCAACTTTGCCTGAGTGTGTTGTCACTCTTGACTACATATGCTTCCTGCTTGGAGGCTATGGTTGCCGATGGATCAAGCCTTCTTCTTTTATTACAAATGCTTCACTCAGCCCCAACTTGTCGTGAAGGGGTTCTTCATGTTCTTTATGCTCTGGCCAGCACACCTGAACTTGCTTGGGCAGCTGCCAAGCATGGGGGAGTTGTCTACATCCTTGAACTTCTTTTGCCTTTGCAGG AAGAAATTTCCTTACAACAAAGAGCAGCAGCAGCCTCTTTGTTGGGGAAGCTTGTTGGCCAGCCAATGCACGGGCCTAGAGTTGTTATAACGTTAGCAAGGTTTCTTCCAGATGGCTTGGTTTCAGTTATTAGGGATGGACCTGGTGAGGCTGTCGTAGTTGCCCTTGAACAGACTACTGAGACCCCTGAACTTGTATGGACACCAGCAATGGCTACTTCATTGTCTGCACAGATTTCAACTATGGCATCAGATCTGTATCGCGAACAGATGAAAGGTCGTGTGGTTGATTGGGATGTACCTGAGCAGGCATCTGGGCAGCAAGAAATGAGAGATGAGCCACAG GTTGGCGGAATCTATGTTAGATTATTCCTAAAAGATCCCAAGTTTCCTCTCAGAAATCCCAAGAGATTCTTGGAAGGACTTCTAGATCAGTATTTGACATCTATTGCTGCCACACATTACGATACACTAGCTGTTGACCCTGAACTTCCTTTGCTTCTGTCTGCTGCGTTGGTTTCGTTATTACGAGTGCACCCTGCACTTGCAGATCATGTTGGATATCTTGGATATGTGCCCAAACTCGTGGCTGCTGTGGCTTATGAAGGAAGACGAGAAACAATGGCATCAGAGGAGGTAAACAATGGCAATTATGTGGACAAAACAGATGAATCTGATGACGGATCCACACAGCCCACTCAAACTGCCCAAGAACGTGTGCGCCTTAGTTGTTTACGTGTTCTACATCAACTGGCAGCTAGCACCACATGTGCTGAAGCTATGGCGGCGACTAGTGTAGGAACTCCTCAG GTCGTTCCCCTTCTAATGAAAGCAATAGGATGGCAAGGTGGAAGCATACTAGCTCTTGAGACATTGAAGCGTGTTGTGGTTGCTGGAAACCGAGCTAGGGATGCACTTGTTGCACAAGGACTTAA GGTTGGTCTTGTACAAGTACTTCTGGGCCTTCTTGATTGGAGAGCTGGAGGAAGGAATGGGCTTTGCTCTCAGATGAAGTGGAATGAATCCGAAGCATCTATTGGCAGGGTGCTCGCGATTGAG GTTTTGCATGCATTTGCAACGGAGGGGGCGCATTGTACTAAAGTGCGTGAGTTGTTAAATTCCTCAGAT GTTTGGAGTGCTTATAAGGATCAGAAACATGATCTTTTCCTCCCTTCAAATGCTCAATCCGCTGCTGCCGGAATTGCTGGGCTAATTGAGAGTTCATCATCGAGACTTGCTTATGCCCTTACAGCTCCCTCACCACAACCTGCTCCATCCAGACCTCCTGCTTCAACTTCATCCGACTTAAATGGAAGACAGGATCACCTTTCATAG